CTGCTTGACCTGCTCATGCCCGACGTGGATGGCTTCGAAGTCATCCGCCAGATGAAGGACGACTCCGCCCTGCGCGACATTCCGGTCTTCGTGCTTACCGCCAAGGACCTCACCGACGAGGACGTCGAGTTTCTCCGCCGCCAGGCCAGCGCCTTTTTCCGCAAGAGCGCGGTTTGGAAGGAGGAGCTGCTCGCCCAGGTCCAGACCGCCGTCGCCCGCAACCCACACGTGGCTCGTCCATGAAGCGCATCCTGCTGGCAGAAGACAATCCCACGAATCGCGAGTTGATCCGCGACGTCCTGGAAGCCGACGGATGCGAGGTCATCGAGGCTGACAACGGCCAGGAGGCGCTCCACAAGCTGCGCGAAATTCTGCCTCACCTCGTCCTGCTCGATGTGCAGATGCCCGAGCTCGATGGCTATGCGGTGCTCAACCGTCTGCGCGCCGACCCGCAGCTCGCCCGCCTGCCGGTCATCGCGCTCACGGCTTACGCCATGCGTGGCGATCGCGAGCGCGCCCTCGCCGCCGGCTTCGATGGTTACGTCAGTAAGCCGGTCGACTTCCGCCACCTGCGGGCGGAGATTGAGCGGCTGTGCGGCGACGGCTCACAGCCCTGAGGCGGCCTTGCCCCTGGGGGACGGCTGGACTCCGGCGCTGATCGGAAGTCGGCGAATCCGGGTGCCGGTCGCGGCGTAAATGGCGTTGGCGATCGCGGGCGCCACCGAGGGGTAGGGCGGTTCGCCGGTGCCCGCAGGCGGCCGGTCGCTGGGAAGAATGTGCGTCTCCACGCGCGGCGCCTCGGTGATACGCAGCAACGGAAAATCGTGGAAGTTGCTCTGCTGGATGCGTCCCCGGTCGTGGCTGATCTCCCAATGCAACACGCTCGCGACTCC
Above is a genomic segment from Terriglobales bacterium containing:
- a CDS encoding response regulator, with the translated sequence MKRILLAEDNPTNRELIRDVLEADGCEVIEADNGQEALHKLREILPHLVLLDVQMPELDGYAVLNRLRADPQLARLPVIALTAYAMRGDRERALAAGFDGYVSKPVDFRHLRAEIERLCGDGSQP